The following proteins are co-located in the Siansivirga zeaxanthinifaciens CC-SAMT-1 genome:
- a CDS encoding MarR family winged helix-turn-helix transcriptional regulator — protein MKDRTIDYMLRTTWLAVQKMYNEEAAKFETTMATGFTLLSIDPEEGTPSTALGPKMGMEATSLSRTLKSMEEKGLIERKPNPEDGRGVIIHLTDFGLEKRVYSREKVLTFNEAIRKNISEEKLKHFYEVSDLINEMISNKKIYNQKD, from the coding sequence ATGAAAGATAGAACAATAGATTATATGTTAAGAACAACTTGGCTGGCTGTTCAAAAAATGTATAATGAGGAAGCTGCTAAGTTTGAAACTACGATGGCTACAGGATTTACACTTTTAAGTATCGATCCTGAAGAAGGAACCCCTTCAACTGCCTTGGGTCCAAAAATGGGTATGGAAGCAACCAGTTTATCTCGCACATTAAAATCTATGGAAGAAAAAGGGTTAATAGAACGTAAACCCAACCCCGAAGATGGTAGAGGTGTTATTATTCATCTTACAGACTTCGGATTAGAAAAACGAGTGTATTCCAGAGAGAAAGTTTTAACTTTTAACGAAGCCATTAGAAAAAATATTTCAGAAGAAAAATTAAAACACTTTTACGAGGTGTCAGATTTAATAAATGAAATGATTTCTAACAAAAAAATATACAATCAAAAAGATTAG
- a CDS encoding four helix bundle protein — protein MHRVEDLKIWNKSIKLTKAVYLLIANLPLDEKFGLTSQIKRSVISIPSNIAEGAGRNSQKEFKHFLSIANGSAYELQTQLLLIIELDLITKDKVQPIIELCIDIQKMNYALQQKL, from the coding sequence ATGCACAGAGTTGAAGATTTAAAAATCTGGAATAAATCAATTAAACTTACTAAAGCTGTGTATTTACTTATCGCTAATTTACCTTTAGATGAAAAGTTTGGACTAACATCCCAAATTAAAAGGAGTGTTATCTCAATTCCTTCAAATATAGCTGAGGGTGCTGGCAGAAATTCTCAAAAAGAATTTAAACACTTTTTAAGTATTGCGAATGGTTCTGCTTACGAACTTCAAACGCAATTACTTTTAATTATAGAATTAGATTTGATAACAAAAGATAAAGTACAACCAATTATTGAGTTATGTATTGATATCCAAAAAATGAATTATGCACTTCAGCAAAAATTATAA
- a CDS encoding AMP-dependent synthetase/ligase, with protein sequence MVAIHRLFDFPYYQLETYNLEKAFTTKYDGVWNSISTEEFINQANALSRGLLRLGIKPNDKIAVISSTNRTEWNVLDIGVLQIGAQNIPIYPTIASEDYEYILNHSESVLCFVSDVEVLEKLNSIKSKTKLKNVYTFDEIANEENWKALLKLGEDPSNQDDVELRKKEVTSNDLATIIYTSGTTGKPKGVMLSHNNIVSNVLDSKKRVPFKYGESKALSFLPICHVFERMILYLYQYCGVEIYFAESIEKMSDNLKEVKPNVMTAVPRLYEKVYDKIIAKGTELTGLKKIIFFWAVNLGLKYEPYGKNGLWYELQLKLARKLIFSKWQEGLGGNLDVMVSGSAALQTRLTRIFAAAKLPIMEGYGLTETSPVISVNDMRNGGFRIGTVGKVIDNLEVKIAEDGEILVKGPNVMLGYYKDPEKTAEVMTNDYFHTGDIGEIDSDGFLRITDRKKEMFKTSGGKYVAPALIENEFKQSRFIEQIMVIGEGEKMPAALIQINYDFSKEWARRHNIHFKDNNDLITNTKLLDRIQEEIDHANKNFGNWEQIKKFEITPDVWSIDAGHLTPTMKLKRKVIKEKYLNLIEKIYRS encoded by the coding sequence ATGGTTGCTATTCATAGACTTTTTGATTTTCCATATTATCAATTAGAAACATACAATTTAGAAAAAGCCTTTACCACAAAGTATGATGGGGTTTGGAATTCTATATCAACTGAAGAATTTATAAATCAAGCTAATGCTCTTAGCCGTGGTTTACTTCGTCTTGGCATTAAACCTAATGATAAAATAGCTGTAATTTCATCTACCAACAGAACAGAATGGAATGTTCTGGATATTGGTGTTTTGCAAATTGGTGCACAAAACATTCCAATATATCCAACAATCGCTTCCGAAGATTATGAATATATTTTAAACCATTCAGAATCTGTTTTATGTTTTGTTTCAGATGTTGAAGTTCTTGAAAAACTTAATAGTATTAAATCGAAAACTAAACTCAAAAATGTTTACACTTTCGATGAAATTGCCAATGAAGAAAACTGGAAAGCCCTATTAAAATTAGGAGAAGACCCAAGTAATCAAGATGACGTAGAGTTAAGAAAAAAAGAAGTTACAAGTAACGATTTGGCGACCATTATATACACTTCTGGTACAACAGGAAAACCAAAAGGTGTTATGCTTTCTCATAACAATATAGTGTCTAATGTATTAGACAGTAAAAAACGCGTACCATTTAAATATGGTGAATCTAAAGCCTTGAGTTTTTTACCTATATGCCATGTTTTCGAACGCATGATTTTGTATTTATACCAATATTGTGGTGTTGAAATTTATTTTGCAGAATCTATAGAAAAAATGAGCGACAACCTTAAAGAAGTAAAACCCAATGTAATGACGGCTGTTCCTAGACTTTACGAGAAGGTTTACGACAAAATTATTGCTAAGGGTACCGAGTTAACTGGCTTAAAAAAAATAATTTTTTTCTGGGCGGTAAACCTAGGACTTAAATATGAACCGTACGGGAAAAACGGCCTATGGTATGAACTTCAACTTAAATTAGCACGAAAATTAATTTTTAGCAAATGGCAAGAAGGTTTAGGTGGTAATTTAGACGTTATGGTTTCTGGGAGTGCAGCATTGCAAACAAGGTTAACACGAATTTTTGCAGCTGCAAAATTACCCATCATGGAAGGCTATGGCTTAACAGAAACCTCTCCTGTAATTTCTGTAAACGACATGCGTAATGGAGGCTTTCGAATTGGGACCGTTGGAAAAGTAATCGACAATTTGGAAGTTAAAATTGCCGAAGACGGCGAAATTTTAGTTAAAGGTCCAAACGTGATGCTTGGTTACTATAAAGACCCCGAAAAAACTGCCGAAGTAATGACGAACGATTACTTTCATACTGGGGATATAGGCGAAATTGATAGCGATGGCTTTTTAAGAATAACCGACCGCAAAAAGGAAATGTTTAAAACCTCGGGAGGAAAATACGTAGCACCGGCACTTATTGAAAATGAATTTAAACAATCACGTTTTATAGAACAAATTATGGTTATTGGTGAAGGCGAAAAAATGCCCGCAGCACTCATTCAAATAAATTACGATTTCTCCAAAGAATGGGCGCGACGCCACAACATACATTTTAAAGATAATAACGACCTTATTACCAATACAAAACTTTTAGATCGCATTCAGGAAGAAATTGACCATGCTAATAAAAATTTTGGAAACTGGGAACAAATTAAGAAATTTGAAATCACACCAGATGTCTGGTCCATTGATGCTGGGCATTTAACACCAACCATGAAACTCAAACGAAAAGTTATTAAAGAGAAGTATTTAAACTTAATCGAAAAAATTTATCGCTCTTAA
- a CDS encoding 3-hydroxyacyl-CoA dehydrogenase/enoyl-CoA hydratase family protein, with product MSKRIIKKVAIIGSGIMGSGIACHFANIGVEVLLLDIIPRELTDAEKAKGLSINDKIVRNRLVNDALNHALKSKPSPIYHQEFSKRITTGNLEDDIAKVKDVDWIMEVVVERLDIKKSVFEKLEKYRTPGTLITSNTSGIPIHFMSEGRSDDFQKHFCGTHFFNPARYLKLFEIIPGPKTSSEVLNFLNGYGEQFLGKTSVIAKDTPAFIGNRIGIFGIQSLFHQVKALGLTVEEVDKLTGPVIGRPKSATFRTVDVVGLDTLVHVANGIYENCPNDEAHELFKLPDFINTMMENKWLGSKTGQGFYKKVDKEILALDLNTLEYKPSKKANFATLELTKTIDKVIDRFKVLVSGKDKAGAFYRKNFASMFAYVSNRIPEITDELYKIDDAMKAGFGWEHGPFQIWDAIGVQKGIELMKAENLEPASWVQDMLASGVGTFYTIKEGATYFYNIPSKTQIKVPGQDSFIILDNIRKSNQVFKNSGVVIEDLGDGILNCEFQSKMNTIGGDVLAGLNKAIDLAEKDFQGLVIGNQAANFSVGANIGMIFMMAVEQEYDELNAAIKYFQDTMMRMRYSAIPTISAPHGMTLGGGCELSMHADKVVAAAETYIGLVEFGVGVIPGGGGSKEVALRASDSFRKGDVELNTLQEYFLTIGMAKVSTSAYEAFDLGVLQKGKDVVVVNKDRQIATAKAYAKIMAETGYTQPVKRKDVKVLGKQALGMFLVGTDAMQASNFISEHDHKIANKLAYVMAGGDLSEPTLVSEQYLLDLEREAFLSLCTERKTLERIQHMLKTGKPLRN from the coding sequence ATGAGCAAACGAATTATTAAAAAAGTAGCCATAATAGGATCTGGTATTATGGGAAGCGGTATTGCATGTCATTTTGCCAATATTGGTGTAGAGGTGCTTTTACTCGATATCATTCCACGCGAATTAACCGATGCAGAAAAAGCAAAAGGCCTATCTATAAACGACAAAATCGTTAGAAATAGGTTGGTAAATGATGCATTAAATCATGCTTTAAAATCGAAACCATCCCCTATTTATCATCAAGAATTTTCAAAAAGAATTACAACTGGTAACTTAGAAGATGACATCGCTAAAGTTAAAGATGTGGACTGGATTATGGAAGTTGTTGTTGAAAGACTGGATATTAAAAAATCTGTTTTCGAAAAATTAGAAAAATACAGAACTCCAGGAACTTTAATAACGTCTAATACTTCTGGTATTCCTATTCATTTTATGAGTGAAGGAAGAAGTGACGATTTTCAGAAACATTTTTGTGGCACGCACTTTTTTAATCCGGCACGATATTTAAAATTATTTGAAATTATTCCAGGACCTAAAACATCTTCAGAAGTTTTAAACTTTTTAAATGGATATGGCGAACAATTTCTTGGAAAAACATCGGTAATAGCAAAAGACACCCCGGCGTTTATTGGAAATCGCATAGGTATTTTTGGTATTCAAAGTTTATTTCATCAGGTAAAAGCTTTAGGATTAACGGTTGAAGAAGTAGATAAATTAACCGGCCCTGTAATTGGGCGTCCTAAGTCAGCTACATTCCGAACCGTAGATGTTGTGGGCTTAGACACTTTAGTTCATGTTGCCAATGGCATATATGAAAATTGCCCTAACGACGAGGCTCATGAGTTATTTAAGCTTCCAGATTTCATTAATACCATGATGGAAAATAAGTGGTTAGGAAGCAAAACGGGACAAGGTTTTTACAAAAAAGTAGATAAGGAAATTTTAGCCTTAGATTTAAATACACTGGAATATAAGCCATCAAAAAAAGCAAATTTTGCAACCTTAGAACTAACTAAAACCATCGATAAAGTTATCGACCGTTTTAAAGTTTTAGTTTCAGGGAAAGATAAAGCGGGCGCATTTTACAGAAAGAATTTTGCTTCAATGTTCGCTTATGTTTCAAACAGAATTCCAGAAATAACAGACGAACTTTATAAAATTGACGATGCCATGAAAGCTGGATTTGGCTGGGAACATGGACCTTTTCAAATTTGGGATGCCATTGGTGTTCAAAAAGGCATCGAACTCATGAAGGCTGAAAATTTAGAACCCGCTTCTTGGGTGCAGGACATGCTTGCATCGGGTGTGGGTACCTTCTACACAATAAAAGAAGGTGCTACCTATTTTTATAATATTCCATCAAAAACTCAAATTAAAGTTCCTGGACAGGATAGTTTTATCATTTTAGATAATATTAGAAAATCAAATCAGGTTTTCAAAAACTCGGGTGTTGTAATTGAAGATTTAGGTGATGGTATTTTAAACTGCGAATTCCAGTCTAAAATGAATACCATTGGTGGCGATGTTTTGGCAGGATTAAACAAAGCTATAGACTTAGCCGAAAAAGATTTTCAAGGCTTAGTTATAGGAAATCAAGCTGCTAATTTCTCCGTTGGTGCTAATATAGGCATGATTTTCATGATGGCTGTAGAGCAAGAATACGACGAGTTAAATGCTGCTATTAAGTATTTTCAAGACACCATGATGCGTATGCGATATTCTGCCATACCAACAATTTCTGCGCCCCACGGTATGACCTTGGGTGGCGGTTGTGAACTTTCTATGCATGCCGATAAAGTTGTAGCTGCTGCCGAAACGTATATAGGTTTGGTTGAGTTTGGTGTTGGTGTTATTCCTGGTGGCGGCGGATCTAAAGAAGTGGCGCTTCGTGCATCAGATTCTTTTAGAAAAGGGGATGTAGAATTGAACACCCTTCAAGAATATTTTTTAACCATTGGAATGGCAAAAGTATCAACATCTGCCTACGAAGCCTTCGATTTAGGGGTGCTTCAAAAAGGAAAAGACGTGGTAGTTGTTAATAAAGACCGACAAATTGCAACCGCTAAGGCTTATGCTAAAATAATGGCAGAAACAGGCTACACTCAACCTGTAAAGCGTAAAGATGTTAAGGTACTGGGCAAACAAGCTTTAGGAATGTTTTTAGTAGGCACAGATGCCATGCAAGCTTCTAATTTTATAAGCGAGCACGACCATAAAATAGCCAACAAACTAGCTTATGTCATGGCTGGTGGTGATTTATCGGAACCTACTTTAGTTAGTGAGCAATATCTATTAGATTTAGAACGCGAAGCATTTTTAAGTTTATGTACCGAACGCAAAACTTTAGAGCGCATTCAGCATATGTTAAAAACTGGAAAACCACTTCGCAACTAG